The Chryseobacterium sp. LJ668 genome segment GCAGGGAACAGTATCTTCATTCCATTCTGTAAAAACTACTTTTCACTAGACCAGTTTCAGTCACAGCTGATCGATTTCGCATTTTACACCGCCTATTTTCTTGGTGCATTATTCCTTTTTATTGCCAGTACAATAAAGGGTATCGACATCATTGGAAAATGGGGCTATAAAAAAAGTATTGTGTATGGGCTCCTACTTTCCGCTGTAGGTGCTGCAATCATGATTATCGCTGTAAAGAGTAATGTATATTACGGGATGCTCATCGGCTTATTTGTAGTAGCATTAGGTTTTTCTATCCAGCAGACTGCAGCAAACCCATTTGCTGTACTTTTGGGTGATCCAAAAACAGGAACCAGCCGACAAAATCTTGCAGGAGGTGTAAATTCTTTTGGTACTTCAATCGGTCCTATCATCGTGGGTCTTGCTCTTTTCGGAACGACGGCTACCGTTGATAACGATCAGATCAAACATTTACCTTTAGACAAAGTAATTTTATTGTATACCGCAGTTGGAGCATTATTTTTAATCGCCGCCGGAATCTTTTATTTTTCTAAAAAACTACCTGCAGGAATTTCTACAGAACCAATGGAAAAGGCAGGAAAAGCAAGAAAAAATCTGATTGCAATGACTGCTTTAGTAATTATCTGTTTCATTCCTGTATTTGCAAGTTATAACTCTGATGCTGCTAAAAAAATTGAAGTTATCAGTAATGAAATAACAGCTTTAGACAACAGCAAAAAAGCTGAAACTAATGTTGCAAATATTGAAACGATTCAAAAAAATATTGACACTAAAAAGGTAGAATTACAGGAAGTAAAACATCCATTAGAAAAGCAAAGAATGTACTATTTAGGTGGCGCATTGTTAGCTGTAGTTCTATGTCTTGTTTATGCAAATACAAGTTCTAAGAAAAACCCTGAAGGATGGGGCGCTATGAAATATCCTCAACTTGTTTTAGGAATGCTTGCAATCCTTGCTTATGTAGGAGTTGAAGTTGCCATCGGAAGTAATTTGGGCGAACTTTTAAGTTTACCGGAATTTGGTGGTCATCAATCATCTGATTTAGCTCCTTATATTTCTATGTATTGGGGAAGTTTAATGATTGGTAGATGGACAGGAGCAATCAGCGTTTTCAATTTGAATAAACAACAGCAGATGATTGCAACGATTATCGTTCCTTTTGTGGCATTTTTTGTTATCATTGGAATTAATATGATTGCGCAAAAGGATATGTCGCATTTATATTATTATGCAATTTGTATTGTAATTCAGGTGATCTTATTCTTAGTAAGTAAAAATAAGCCGGCTTTAACTCTGATTATTTTCGGATTATTCGGAGTAACCGCAATGGTTATTGGTTTGCTTACAACAGGTAACATTGCTATTTATGCATTCCTTTCCGGAGGTTTGGCTTGTAGTATTATGTGGCCATCTATTTTTACTTTAGCTATTACAGGATTAGGAAAATATACAGCTCAAGGTTCCGCATTTTTAGTAATGATGATTTTGGGAGGGGGTATTATTCCACCATTACAAGGGAAGCTTTCTGATATTATTGGTATTCACAGTTCATATATCATTCCGGTATTATGTTTTGCTTATATCACTGTTTTTGCTTACATGGCAAGAAAAGCTTTAAGTAAGCAGGGAATTAATGTTGACGTTTTAGAGTCTGATGGTGCGCATTAATCAATCAAAAACATATCATAAAAAGAGATTTTGGGCAGCTATTTTAGTTGTCCAAATTCTTTTGTTTTTTATATGTTCAAAGTTGCGGATCATGGTTTCCTTGTTTGAAGACTTCTTTGAAATTCAAAAGAAAACCCATCAGCTTGTATTCTCATGGATTCCTATTTCAATTGGAGATGTATTGTATGTATTATCCGGTATTTGTATTATATATCTGATCATTTTGTGCTGTCGTAAAAAAAACAGAAAAGCTGCAATCATTAAAGCTTTAGTTCTTATCAATATCTTTTACTTCACTTATCAGATTTTTTGGGGAATGCTCTATTTTCAGACACCGATTATTCTCAAACTTCCGATAGCAGAAATTACATTAGAAAAAAGAAAAAATTTAGCTTTAAAATATTTAGAAAAGTGCAAACAGACAAGATCTTTGGTAAAAGAAGATGATCAGGGTGTTTTTAAGGTTAATGATCTGAAAAGTATACAGTCAGAAATTCTCAGGCAGCAAACTCAAATTCCTTCTTTTATTACAGATAAAAAAAGTGCTGATATCAACAGTTTTAAGCCAAGCTTATTTAAAAATGTGATGAGTTTTACAGGTATTTTAGGATATTATAATCCTTTTACTTCAGAAGCTCACTATAATGCAGATTTACCTTCTTCTTACCTGCCGTTTACGCTGGCTCACGAAAGCTCTCATCAGCTTGGATTTGCCCGTGAGCAGGAAGCAAACTTTATTGGATATTTAATAGGTATCAATTCATCAAATTCTGAACTTAAATACAGTACAGAATATTTTACATTAAAAAGTCTATTAAACTCTATTGTTTATGAAGATAAAAAGTTTGTCGATGATTTGCTTAAAAATTATTCTACAGCCATGAAGCGAGACCGAATGTATGAAAGAAAGTTTGTAACTGAACATCAAGGATGGTTAAACGATTTTTTTGGTTTCACCAACAATCTCTTTCTTAAAAGTAATCAACAGGAAGGATCTGTGACTTACTCCTATTTCGTCGATCTGCTTATGCATTACGAAAAGTAAAATATAAAAAAAGAATCGTATCCTAAGATACGATTCTAAAAACACAAATGATGAAAAAAAATTTATTACCTTGACTTGTTCCCTCATTCAAGGCTTGGTAAAAGTACAACAATATTTTTAATTTCAAAATTATAAATGATC includes the following:
- a CDS encoding DUF3810 domain-containing protein yields the protein MVSLFEDFFEIQKKTHQLVFSWIPISIGDVLYVLSGICIIYLIILCCRKKNRKAAIIKALVLINIFYFTYQIFWGMLYFQTPIILKLPIAEITLEKRKNLALKYLEKCKQTRSLVKEDDQGVFKVNDLKSIQSEILRQQTQIPSFITDKKSADINSFKPSLFKNVMSFTGILGYYNPFTSEAHYNADLPSSYLPFTLAHESSHQLGFAREQEANFIGYLIGINSSNSELKYSTEYFTLKSLLNSIVYEDKKFVDDLLKNYSTAMKRDRMYERKFVTEHQGWLNDFFGFTNNLFLKSNQQEGSVTYSYFVDLLMHYEK
- a CDS encoding MFS transporter, which encodes MSKTTQPTNYPALYTLILVFFFWGFIAAGNSIFIPFCKNYFSLDQFQSQLIDFAFYTAYFLGALFLFIASTIKGIDIIGKWGYKKSIVYGLLLSAVGAAIMIIAVKSNVYYGMLIGLFVVALGFSIQQTAANPFAVLLGDPKTGTSRQNLAGGVNSFGTSIGPIIVGLALFGTTATVDNDQIKHLPLDKVILLYTAVGALFLIAAGIFYFSKKLPAGISTEPMEKAGKARKNLIAMTALVIICFIPVFASYNSDAAKKIEVISNEITALDNSKKAETNVANIETIQKNIDTKKVELQEVKHPLEKQRMYYLGGALLAVVLCLVYANTSSKKNPEGWGAMKYPQLVLGMLAILAYVGVEVAIGSNLGELLSLPEFGGHQSSDLAPYISMYWGSLMIGRWTGAISVFNLNKQQQMIATIIVPFVAFFVIIGINMIAQKDMSHLYYYAICIVIQVILFLVSKNKPALTLIIFGLFGVTAMVIGLLTTGNIAIYAFLSGGLACSIMWPSIFTLAITGLGKYTAQGSAFLVMMILGGGIIPPLQGKLSDIIGIHSSYIIPVLCFAYITVFAYMARKALSKQGINVDVLESDGAH